A stretch of DNA from Leclercia adecarboxylata:
GCGCAGGTCACGCTGATTGAGCGCGGCACCATCGGCGGCACCTGCGTCAACGTCGGTTGTGTGCCGTCCAAGATCATGATCCGCGCCGCCCACATCGCCCATCTGCGCCGGGAAAGCCCATTCGACGGCGGCATGCCACCCACACCGCCGACGATCTTGCGCGAGCGGCTGCTGGCCCAGCAGCAGGCCCGTGTCGAAGAACTCCGTCATGCCAAGTACGAAGGCATCCTGGACGGCAATTCAGCCATCACCGTTCTGCACGGTGAAGCGCGTTTCAAGGACGACCAGAGCCTTATCGTTAGTTTGAACGAGGGTGGCGAGCGCGTCGTGATGTTCGACCGCTGCCTGGTCGCCACGGGTGCCAGCCCGGCGGTCCCGCCGATTCCGGGCTTGAAAGAGTCACCCTACTGGACTTCCACCGAGGCCCTGGCGAGCGACACCATTCCCGAACGCCTTGCCGTAATCGGCTCGTCGGTGGTGGCGCTGGAGCTGGCGCAAGCCTTTGCCCGGCTGGGCAGCAAGGTCACGGCCCTGGCGCGCAATACCTTGTTCTTCCGTGAAGACCCGGCCATCGGCGAGGCGGTGACAGCCGCTTTCCGTGCCGAGGGCATCGAGGTGCTGGAGCACACGCAAGCCAGCCAGGTCGCCCATATGGACGGTGAATTCGTGCTGACCACCACGCACGGTGAATTGCGCGCCGACAAGCTGCTGGTCGCCACCGGCCGGACACCGAACACGCGCAGCCTGGCATTGGAAGCGGCGGGGGTAGCCGTCAATGCGCAGGGGGCCATCGTCATCGACAAGGGCATGCGCACCAGTAGCCCGAACATCTACGCGGCCGGCGACTGCACCGACCAGCCGCAGTTCGTCTATGTGGCGGCAGCGGCCGGCACTCGTGCGGCGATCAACATGACTGGCGGCGATGCGGCCCTGGACCTGACCGCAATGCCGGCCGTGGTGTTCACCGACCCGCAGGTCGCCACCGTGGGCTACAGCGAGGCGGAAGCACATCACGACGGGATCGAGACCGACAGTCGCCTGCTAACACTGGATAACGTGCCGCGTGCGCTTGCCAACTTCGACACACGCGGCTTCATCAAGCTGGTCATCGAGGAAGGTAGCGGACGGCTCATCGGCGTGCAAGCGGTGGCCCCGGAAGCGGGTGAACTGATCCAGACGGCGGTGCTCGCCATTCGCAACCGTATGACCGTGCAGGAACTGGCCGACCAATTGTTCCCCTACCTGACCATGGTCGAAGGGCTGAAGCTCGCGGCGCAGACCTTCAGCAAGGACGTGAAGCAGCTTTCGTGCTGCGCCGGATGAGGAAAAGGAGGTGTTCAATGAGCGCCTACACAGTGTCCCGGCTGGCCCTTGATGCCGGGGTGAGCGTGCATATCGTGCGCGACTACCTGCTGCGCGGATTGCTACGGCCGGTCGCGTACACCACGGGCGGCTACGGCTTGTTCGATGACACCGCGTTGCAACGGCTGCGCTTTGTACGGGCTGCCTTCGAAGCGGGTATCGGCCTGGACGCACTGGCGCGGCTGTGCCGGGCGCTGGATGCTGCGGACGGTGACGGTGCGTCTGCGCAGCTTGCCGTGTTGCGGCAACTCGTCGAGCGTCGGCGCGAGGCCCTGGCCAGCCTCGAAATGCAACTGGCCGCCATGCCAACCGAACCGGCACAGCACGCGGAGAGTCTGCCATGAACAGCCCAGAGCACTTGCCGTCTGAGACGCACAAACCGATCACCGGCTACTTGTGGGGCGCGCTGGCCGTGCTCACCTGTCCCTGCCATTTGCCGATTCTCGCCATTGTGCTAGCCGGCACGACGGCCGGCGCGTTCATCGGGGAGCACTGGGGTATTGCAGCCCTCACGCTGACCGGCTTGTTTGTCCTGTCTGTGACGCGGCTGCTGCGGGCCTTCAAGGGAAGATCATGACCGCTTCCCAGCCAGCCGAGAGTGGGCAGCTTTGAGCTTCGCTACCAATCTGGAGGAGTACCACCATGAACGCAAACGCCCCGAACACTGCCAGTTGCACCACCTGCTGCGTATGCTGCAAAGAAATTCCGCTCGATGCCGCCTTCACCCCGGAAGGCGCGGAATACGTCGAACATTTCTGCGGGCTGGATTGCTATGAACGCTTCCAGGCACGCGCCAAGGCCGCGACAGAATCTGACATTGCGCCTGTCCCTGGCGGTTCGCAGCCGTCAGATTGAGGCATACCCTAACCTGATGTCAGATGCCATGTGTAAATTGCGTCAGGATAGGATTGAATTTTGAATTTATTGACATATCTCGTTGAAGGTCATAGAGTCTTCCCTGACATTTTGCAGGGAATTCCATGACTGGACAGCGCATTGGGTATATCAGGGTCAGCACCTTCGACCAGAACCCGGAACGGCAACTGGAAGGCGTCAAGGTTGATCGCGCTTTTAGCGACAAGGCATCCGGCAAGGATGTCAAGCGTCCGCAACTGGAAGCGCTGATAAGCTTCGCCCGCACCGGCGACACCGTGGTGGTGCATAGCATGGATCGCCTGGCGCGCAATCT
This window harbors:
- a CDS encoding DUF3330 domain-containing protein, which codes for MNANAPNTASCTTCCVCCKEIPLDAAFTPEGAEYVEHFCGLDCYERFQARAKAATESDIAPVPGGSQPSD
- the merA gene encoding mercury(II) reductase, with translation MTTLKITGMTCDSCAAHVKEALEKVPGVQSALVSYPKGTAQLAIEAGTSSDALTTAVAGLGYEATLADAPPTDNRAGLLDKMRGWIGAADKPSGNERPLQVVVIGSGGAAMAAALKAVEQGAQVTLIERGTIGGTCVNVGCVPSKIMIRAAHIAHLRRESPFDGGMPPTPPTILRERLLAQQQARVEELRHAKYEGILDGNSAITVLHGEARFKDDQSLIVSLNEGGERVVMFDRCLVATGASPAVPPIPGLKESPYWTSTEALASDTIPERLAVIGSSVVALELAQAFARLGSKVTALARNTLFFREDPAIGEAVTAAFRAEGIEVLEHTQASQVAHMDGEFVLTTTHGELRADKLLVATGRTPNTRSLALEAAGVAVNAQGAIVIDKGMRTSSPNIYAAGDCTDQPQFVYVAAAAGTRAAINMTGGDAALDLTAMPAVVFTDPQVATVGYSEAEAHHDGIETDSRLLTLDNVPRALANFDTRGFIKLVIEEGSGRLIGVQAVAPEAGELIQTAVLAIRNRMTVQELADQLFPYLTMVEGLKLAAQTFSKDVKQLSCCAG
- the merE gene encoding broad-spectrum mercury transporter MerE, yielding MNSPEHLPSETHKPITGYLWGALAVLTCPCHLPILAIVLAGTTAGAFIGEHWGIAALTLTGLFVLSVTRLLRAFKGRS
- the merD gene encoding mercury resistance co-regulator MerD; this encodes MSAYTVSRLALDAGVSVHIVRDYLLRGLLRPVAYTTGGYGLFDDTALQRLRFVRAAFEAGIGLDALARLCRALDAADGDGASAQLAVLRQLVERRREALASLEMQLAAMPTEPAQHAESLP